In Candidatus Rokuibacteriota bacterium, a single window of DNA contains:
- a CDS encoding MoaD/ThiS family protein has protein sequence MRVFIASPLYSYTGGRGEVEGTGATVAEMLADLDRRFPGIRRRIVDEQDQVRQHMRIYIGTEPAATLDQPIPEDQEIHILQALSGGRRRSPEAASSASLAASR, from the coding sequence ATGCGCGTCTTCATCGCCTCGCCCCTTTACTCTTACACGGGCGGGCGCGGCGAGGTCGAGGGCACGGGCGCCACGGTCGCCGAGATGCTTGCCGATCTGGACCGGCGCTTTCCCGGCATTCGCCGCCGGATCGTGGACGAGCAGGACCAGGTCCGCCAGCACATGCGGATCTACATCGGCACCGAGCCCGCCGCAACCCTCGACCAGCCGATCCCAGAGGACCAGGAGATCCACATCCTCCAGGCGCTCAGCGGCGGGCGGCGCCGGTCCCCTGAAGCGGCTTCTTCGGCGTCACTCGCCGCCTCACGATGA
- a CDS encoding aminomethyltransferase family protein produces the protein MPNEPPLHEAHDPVAEHRAVMTGVGLMDRSMLGKVTVTGRDRVAFLQGMLSNDVKALQPGQGCPAAFLDAVGKVVSLLTVYVLEDRILLELPAGSTEKFLQAIDKFLISEKACFEAADDAYAILSVQGPKSGETLARVTGAKVDLESYAHAEMSIAGVPVRVARRSDAVTPGFHCWTAAEHAPILTKALREAGAVPVGAAAAEVLRVEAGIPMYGQDVDEGVILPETRLDAFWSYTKGCYIGQETVARVKYRGHINRGLSGLVLEGERVPSHGDPIVAVDTEVGRVTSAVLSLALGKPVALGYVRREHFEPGSALSVRIGDDLVNARVAELPFVKPG, from the coding sequence GTGCCAAACGAACCGCCGCTCCACGAGGCCCATGATCCCGTCGCCGAGCACCGTGCCGTGATGACAGGCGTCGGCCTCATGGACCGCTCGATGCTCGGCAAGGTGACGGTCACTGGGCGCGACCGCGTGGCGTTTCTCCAGGGCATGCTGTCGAACGACGTCAAGGCGCTCCAGCCGGGGCAGGGATGTCCGGCCGCCTTCCTCGACGCCGTCGGCAAGGTCGTCTCGCTCCTGACGGTGTACGTCCTCGAAGACCGCATCCTGCTCGAGCTGCCGGCCGGTTCTACGGAGAAGTTTCTCCAGGCCATCGACAAGTTCTTGATCTCCGAGAAGGCCTGCTTCGAGGCCGCTGACGACGCGTATGCCATCCTGTCGGTGCAGGGCCCGAAGTCCGGGGAGACGCTCGCGCGAGTCACGGGGGCCAAGGTCGACCTCGAGTCCTACGCCCACGCCGAGATGTCGATCGCCGGTGTGCCGGTGCGCGTCGCGCGGCGGAGCGATGCCGTGACGCCCGGCTTCCACTGCTGGACCGCCGCGGAGCACGCCCCGATTTTGACGAAAGCCCTGAGGGAAGCTGGGGCGGTGCCCGTTGGCGCCGCTGCGGCCGAGGTGCTCCGGGTCGAGGCCGGCATCCCGATGTACGGCCAGGATGTGGACGAGGGTGTCATCCTGCCCGAGACGCGGCTCGACGCCTTCTGGTCCTACACGAAGGGCTGCTATATCGGCCAGGAGACCGTGGCGCGCGTCAAGTACCGCGGCCACATCAACCGCGGTCTATCGGGCCTGGTGCTCGAGGGGGAGCGGGTGCCGTCGCACGGCGACCCGATCGTCGCCGTGGACACGGAAGTCGGCCGCGTCACCTCGGCCGTGCTCTCGCTGGCGCTCGGCAAGCCCGTCGCGCTTGGTTATGTCCGCCGCGAGCATTTCGAGCCCGGGAGCGCGCTGTCGGTCAGGATCGGCGACGATCTCGTGAATGCGCGTGTGGCCGAACTGCCCTTCGTCAAGCCTGGCTGA
- the thiE gene encoding thiamine phosphate synthase, with product MVDQLGFSLCLVTDRSQVAGTLEEAVEACLGAGLKAVQLREKDLAARDLLSMASALRESTRRHGAKLLVNDRADVALGVGADGVQRAGTSLPVSALRAISPPGFLIGASVHSLAEARAAEPEGADFLLFGPAYDTPSKREYGPPQGLSALERVASAVRLPVFAVGGVTPARVAEVVRAGASGVAVIAAILATARPADAVKAFLDALGRA from the coding sequence TTGGTCGACCAGCTAGGCTTCTCGCTCTGCCTCGTGACCGATCGGTCGCAGGTGGCGGGAACGCTGGAGGAGGCCGTCGAGGCATGCCTTGGCGCAGGGCTCAAGGCCGTTCAGCTGAGGGAGAAGGACCTGGCCGCGCGGGATCTTCTTTCGATGGCGAGCGCGCTGCGAGAGTCGACCCGGCGCCACGGGGCGAAGCTCCTCGTCAATGACCGCGCCGACGTGGCCCTCGGCGTCGGCGCCGACGGCGTCCAGCGCGCGGGCACCTCGCTCCCCGTGTCCGCGCTTCGCGCCATCAGCCCTCCCGGCTTCCTGATCGGCGCGTCCGTCCACTCTCTGGCCGAGGCGCGCGCGGCAGAGCCTGAAGGCGCCGATTTTCTCCTCTTCGGGCCTGCGTACGACACGCCCTCCAAGCGTGAGTACGGGCCGCCGCAGGGGCTGTCAGCCCTCGAGCGCGTCGCCTCCGCCGTGCGCCTGCCAGTCTTTGCCGTGGGCGGAGTCACGCCCGCGCGCGTGGCCGAGGTAGTCCGGGCCGGCGCCTCGGGCGTCGCCGTCATCGCGGCCATCTTGGCGACGGCGCGCCCCGCCGATGCCGTCAAGGCGTTCCTCGACGCGCTGGGACGAGCCTGA
- a CDS encoding thioredoxin domain-containing protein: MTEHKHTNRLAQETSPYLLQHRHNPVDWYPWSSEAFERARADDKPLLLSVGYSACHWCHVMERESFENEEIAALMNRLFVNIKVDREERPDVDQIYMQAVQSMTGHGGWPMTVFLTPEGVPFYGGTYFPPVDRHGMPAFPRLIQGVAEAYRGRRGEVVEAGKQLLEQMRQGERLRSSNTLLTDTILFSAYQALSGEFDAREGGMGRAPKFPQPMNWEFLLRFWKRTGNARALEMARLTLTKMARGGMYDQLGGGFHRYSVDGQWLVPHFEKMLYDNGQLASLYLHGWLATGDAEYRRVCEETLDYILREMTHASGGFFSAQDADSEGVEGKFFVWSEDEIRAALPDAEMAQAALVYWGADEEPNFEGHSILFVPREPSRVAQDLGMPVERLAGLVAVARTRLYDAREKRVHPGLDDKVLASWNGLAQAAFAEAGRALGRADYIAAAVKNAEFVTARMKDGDRLLRSWKDGQAKIKGYLEDYAMVGAGLLALYEATFDRRWLDESRRLADQALALFWDGREEMFFDTGEDQEALVVRPRNLFDNAVPSGTSVAIEWLLRLAIVFGEERYEALALKALRPMADLMTRYPSGFGRYLAALDFHLGPVAEVALVWPDGSGPGPLAETPFRRYMPNRLVVGAPAGSPGQAGLPLLAERGAVDGKPTAYVCRRYVCQLPVTDPAALVAQLDAGV, encoded by the coding sequence GTGACAGAGCACAAGCACACCAACCGTCTCGCGCAGGAGACGAGCCCGTACCTCCTCCAGCACCGGCACAACCCGGTCGACTGGTACCCGTGGAGCTCGGAGGCATTCGAGCGAGCGCGCGCGGACGACAAGCCCCTGCTGCTGTCCGTCGGCTACTCGGCCTGCCACTGGTGTCACGTCATGGAGCGCGAATCCTTCGAGAACGAAGAGATCGCCGCGCTCATGAACCGGCTCTTCGTGAACATCAAGGTGGACCGCGAAGAGCGGCCCGACGTGGACCAGATCTACATGCAGGCCGTCCAGTCCATGACGGGCCACGGCGGTTGGCCCATGACGGTCTTCCTCACGCCCGAGGGCGTGCCCTTTTACGGCGGCACCTACTTCCCGCCGGTGGACCGCCACGGCATGCCCGCCTTCCCGCGGTTGATTCAGGGCGTGGCCGAGGCCTATCGCGGGCGGCGGGGCGAAGTGGTCGAGGCGGGCAAGCAGCTGCTCGAGCAGATGCGGCAGGGCGAGCGGCTGAGGAGCTCCAACACTTTACTCACGGACACGATCCTGTTCTCGGCCTACCAGGCGCTCTCGGGAGAGTTCGACGCCCGCGAAGGCGGCATGGGGCGGGCGCCCAAGTTCCCCCAGCCCATGAACTGGGAATTCCTCCTGCGCTTTTGGAAGCGGACCGGCAATGCGCGCGCGCTGGAGATGGCGCGGCTCACGCTGACCAAGATGGCGCGGGGCGGGATGTACGACCAGCTCGGCGGGGGCTTTCATCGCTACTCGGTGGACGGGCAGTGGCTCGTGCCCCACTTTGAGAAGATGCTCTACGACAACGGCCAGCTTGCATCGTTGTATCTTCATGGCTGGCTCGCCACGGGGGACGCCGAGTACCGGCGCGTCTGCGAGGAGACGCTCGACTACATCCTGCGCGAGATGACGCATGCCTCGGGCGGATTCTTTTCGGCGCAGGACGCCGACTCGGAAGGGGTCGAGGGCAAGTTCTTCGTCTGGTCCGAGGACGAGATCCGCGCCGCGCTGCCCGACGCCGAGATGGCCCAGGCGGCGCTCGTCTACTGGGGCGCCGACGAGGAGCCCAACTTCGAGGGGCACAGCATTCTCTTCGTCCCCCGCGAGCCGTCGCGGGTTGCGCAGGATCTGGGCATGCCGGTCGAGCGGCTGGCCGGGCTGGTCGCCGTCGCGCGCACGCGCCTCTACGACGCGAGAGAGAAGCGCGTCCATCCCGGGCTCGACGACAAGGTCCTGGCCTCGTGGAATGGCTTGGCGCAGGCAGCGTTCGCCGAGGCCGGCCGCGCGCTGGGCCGCGCCGACTACATCGCCGCGGCGGTGAAGAACGCCGAGTTCGTCACCGCCCGCATGAAGGACGGGGACAGGCTGCTCCGCTCCTGGAAGGACGGCCAGGCCAAGATCAAGGGCTACCTCGAGGACTACGCCATGGTCGGGGCGGGTCTGCTCGCGCTCTACGAGGCGACTTTCGACCGGCGGTGGCTCGACGAGTCGCGGCGCCTGGCTGATCAGGCGCTGGCGCTCTTCTGGGACGGGCGGGAGGAGATGTTCTTCGACACGGGCGAGGATCAGGAAGCGCTGGTCGTGAGGCCCCGCAATCTCTTCGACAATGCCGTGCCCTCGGGCACCTCGGTGGCGATCGAGTGGCTGCTCAGGCTGGCCATCGTGTTCGGCGAGGAGCGCTACGAGGCGCTGGCGCTGAAGGCGCTCCGGCCCATGGCCGATCTCATGACCCGCTACCCGTCAGGCTTCGGGCGCTACCTGGCGGCGCTCGACTTCCATCTGGGCCCCGTGGCCGAAGTCGCCCTCGTCTGGCCCGACGGTTCCGGCCCGGGGCCGCTCGCTGAGACGCCATTCCGTCGCTACATGCCGAATCGCCTGGTTGTCGGCGCTCCAGCGGGCTCGCCCGGCCAGGCGGGGCTGCCGCTCCTTGCCGAGCGCGGGGCCGTGGACGGCAAGCCCACGGCCTATGTCTGCCGGCGCTACGTCTGCCAGCTCCCCGTGACCGATCCAGCCGCGCTCGTCGCCCAGCTCGACGCTGGAGTATAA
- a CDS encoding metallopeptidase TldD-related protein, which yields MTTNKLARPERFFEDRFGLTSSALERLLGSHLAGRVDHADLFLEYRVSEELTLEEGAVKKASRHVSQGAGIRAQSGERTGYAHTDDLALPNLEEAARQARAIADQTSASTAVAVGPGRPHDLYTLAEPPVNAALDRKVALLLKMDAAARAFDPRVKQVIASLGSEDVVVLIATPSGWTVGDVRPLTRLNVTVIVEENGKREIGTYGGGGRVAFDFFLEADRGEADRWRRYTSEAVRQATIKLHAVEAPAGEMTVVLGPGWPGILLHEAVGHGLEGDFNRKQTSAFSGRMGQKVASDLVTVIDDGTIANRRGSLNVDDEGIPTRRNVLIEKG from the coding sequence ATGACAACTAATAAGCTCGCGCGGCCGGAGCGGTTCTTCGAGGACAGGTTCGGTCTCACGTCCTCGGCCCTCGAACGGCTTTTGGGATCCCACCTGGCCGGCCGCGTCGACCACGCAGACCTCTTCCTCGAGTACCGCGTCAGCGAGGAGCTGACCCTCGAAGAGGGCGCGGTCAAGAAGGCTTCGCGCCACGTCAGCCAGGGCGCCGGCATCCGCGCCCAGTCGGGCGAGCGCACCGGCTACGCCCACACCGACGATCTCGCGCTTCCCAACCTCGAAGAAGCCGCCCGGCAGGCGCGCGCAATCGCGGATCAGACCTCCGCGTCGACCGCCGTGGCCGTCGGGCCGGGCCGCCCGCACGACCTCTACACGCTCGCCGAGCCTCCCGTCAACGCCGCGCTGGACCGGAAGGTCGCGCTGCTCCTCAAGATGGACGCGGCGGCCCGCGCCTTCGACCCGCGCGTCAAGCAGGTCATCGCGAGTCTCGGCAGCGAGGACGTGGTCGTATTGATCGCGACGCCCTCGGGCTGGACGGTGGGCGACGTGCGCCCGCTGACGCGGCTGAACGTCACCGTGATCGTCGAGGAGAACGGCAAGCGCGAGATCGGCACCTACGGCGGCGGCGGGCGCGTGGCGTTTGATTTCTTCCTTGAAGCGGACCGCGGGGAAGCGGACCGCTGGCGCCGCTACACCTCCGAGGCGGTCAGGCAGGCGACGATCAAGCTCCACGCTGTCGAGGCGCCGGCGGGCGAGATGACCGTGGTGCTCGGCCCGGGCTGGCCGGGGATCCTCCTCCACGAGGCAGTGGGGCATGGGCTCGAAGGCGACTTCAACCGCAAGCAGACTTCGGCCTTCTCGGGGCGCATGGGCCAGAAGGTCGCCTCAGATCTCGTCACCGTGATCGACGACGGCACCATCGCCAACCGGCGCGGCTCGCTCAACGTGGACGACGAGGGTATCCCGACGCGGCGGAACGTCCTCATCGAGAAGGG
- the thiS gene encoding sulfur carrier protein ThiS, producing the protein MRVLVNGEAMEVPEGVSVDGLLEHLKVKREYTAVALNREITPKAQYADTHLKDGDRVEIVRPMGGG; encoded by the coding sequence ATGCGTGTACTGGTGAACGGCGAGGCGATGGAAGTGCCCGAGGGCGTGAGCGTCGATGGACTGCTCGAGCACTTGAAGGTGAAGCGCGAGTACACGGCCGTCGCGCTCAACCGCGAGATCACGCCGAAGGCGCAGTACGCCGATACGCATCTCAAGGACGGAGACCGGGTCGAGATCGTGCGCCCGATGGGCGGAGGCTAG
- a CDS encoding thiazole synthase codes for MYDTSLWLGGKEFKSRLIVGTGKYPSFENMREAIEASGAQIVTVAVRRVNLPGQGESLLDYIDTKKYTLLPNTAGCYTADEAVRTCYLAREAGLGTLVKVEVIGDSRTLFPDVEGLLEATRILAREGFSVLPYTNDDPVLAKKLEDAGAAAVMPLGAPIGSGLGIRNPYNIKIILETVTCPVIIDAGVGTASDAAIAMELGCDGVLMNTAIAGATDTVAMATAMKLAIEAGRLAFKAGRIGKKLYATASSPIEGVPDWSTS; via the coding sequence ATGTACGACACGTCATTGTGGCTCGGGGGCAAGGAGTTCAAGTCGCGACTCATCGTCGGGACGGGCAAGTACCCGTCGTTCGAGAACATGCGGGAAGCCATCGAGGCTTCTGGCGCCCAGATCGTCACGGTTGCCGTCAGGCGCGTGAACCTGCCGGGGCAGGGAGAGTCGCTGCTCGACTACATCGATACGAAGAAGTACACGCTGCTGCCGAACACGGCCGGCTGCTACACCGCCGACGAGGCGGTGCGCACCTGCTACCTCGCCCGCGAGGCCGGACTGGGAACGCTCGTCAAGGTCGAGGTCATCGGCGACTCGCGAACGCTCTTCCCCGACGTCGAGGGCCTGCTCGAGGCGACGCGCATCCTGGCCCGCGAGGGCTTCAGCGTGCTGCCGTACACCAACGACGATCCCGTCCTCGCCAAGAAGCTGGAGGACGCGGGGGCGGCGGCGGTGATGCCGCTCGGGGCGCCGATCGGCTCGGGCCTGGGTATCCGCAACCCGTACAACATCAAGATCATCCTCGAGACGGTCACGTGCCCCGTGATCATCGACGCCGGCGTCGGCACCGCGTCCGATGCCGCGATCGCCATGGAGCTCGGCTGCGACGGCGTGCTGATGAACACCGCCATCGCCGGCGCCACGGACACCGTCGCCATGGCCACTGCCATGAAGCTGGCTATCGAGGCCGGGCGCCTCGCCTTCAAGGCGGGCCGCATCGGCAAGAAGCTCTACGCCACGGCCTCTTCTCCCATCGAGGGCGTGCCGGATTGGTCGACCAGCTAG
- a CDS encoding amidohydrolase — protein MPTRDDIKRAVCETIDRQSEKIVKVGETIRKNPELGFKEFKTARLVEETMREIGLEPKGGLALTGVRGVARGKTDGPTFALLGELDGLVVAGHPVADPQTGAAHACGHNAQIAGLLGAAMGLVGAKAFEHLAGRVVFFAVPAEEYGDVAWRVEQARAGKLEFLGGKPELLRLGHFDDVDMAMMIHTTPVKEVKKAGIAASNNGCIVKTVRYIGRASHAGGAPHLGINALYAAQIGLAAINAIRETFKDEDSIRVHPIITHGGSQVNVIPADVRIETYVRGKTVEAILDANVRVDRALKAGALALGAQVEIETLPGYLPLFNHAGMAQHFKANAAALLGADQVTETGHRSGSTDMGDISHVMPTLHPYMGGASGSGHGADFAIADPKLAYIEPAKQLALMAVDMLWDDAKAAKEIIREFKPRMTKEAYLTFQRGIAKTERFDGGK, from the coding sequence ATGCCCACCCGTGATGACATTAAGCGCGCCGTCTGCGAGACCATCGACCGTCAGAGCGAGAAGATCGTCAAGGTCGGCGAGACGATCAGGAAGAACCCGGAGCTGGGCTTCAAGGAGTTCAAGACCGCGCGGCTGGTCGAGGAGACCATGCGGGAGATCGGGCTCGAGCCCAAGGGCGGGCTTGCCCTCACGGGCGTGCGCGGCGTGGCACGCGGCAAGACGGACGGGCCGACCTTCGCGCTGCTGGGCGAGCTGGACGGGCTCGTGGTGGCAGGACACCCGGTGGCTGATCCGCAGACGGGCGCGGCCCATGCCTGCGGCCACAACGCGCAAATCGCCGGGCTCCTAGGAGCCGCGATGGGGCTGGTGGGCGCCAAGGCCTTCGAGCATCTGGCGGGGCGCGTCGTCTTCTTCGCCGTGCCTGCCGAGGAGTACGGCGACGTCGCGTGGCGTGTCGAGCAGGCGAGGGCGGGGAAGCTCGAGTTCCTGGGCGGCAAGCCGGAGCTGCTGCGCCTCGGCCACTTCGACGACGTGGACATGGCCATGATGATCCACACGACGCCGGTGAAGGAGGTCAAGAAGGCCGGCATCGCCGCCTCGAACAACGGCTGCATCGTCAAGACCGTGCGCTACATCGGCCGCGCCTCTCACGCCGGCGGGGCGCCCCACCTCGGAATCAACGCGCTCTACGCCGCCCAGATCGGCCTCGCCGCCATCAACGCCATCCGCGAGACCTTCAAGGACGAGGACTCGATCCGCGTGCATCCGATCATCACGCATGGCGGGAGCCAGGTGAACGTCATCCCGGCCGACGTGCGCATCGAGACCTACGTGCGGGGCAAGACCGTCGAGGCGATCCTGGACGCCAACGTGCGCGTGGACCGCGCGCTCAAGGCCGGCGCGCTCGCGCTGGGCGCCCAGGTCGAGATCGAGACACTGCCAGGCTATTTGCCGCTCTTCAACCACGCCGGGATGGCACAGCACTTCAAGGCCAATGCGGCGGCGCTCCTGGGCGCCGACCAGGTGACCGAAACGGGGCACCGCAGCGGCTCCACCGACATGGGCGACATCTCGCACGTGATGCCGACGCTGCATCCATACATGGGCGGCGCCTCCGGCAGCGGGCACGGCGCCGACTTCGCGATCGCGGATCCCAAGCTTGCCTACATCGAGCCGGCGAAGCAGCTGGCCCTCATGGCCGTGGACATGCTCTGGGACGACGCCAAGGCGGCCAAGGAGATCATCCGCGAGTTCAAGCCGCGCATGACCAAGGAGGCCTACCTGACTTTCCAGCGCGGCATCGCCAAGACGGAGCGCTTCGACGGCGGGAAGTAA
- a CDS encoding glycosyl hydrolase, translating to MAGSKRSKRRTLLMVGTRKGAFFFHGDPARRTWRLDGPHLLGCIVHHLVLDPRDSQTMLMATRTGHLGPVIMRSTDRGRTWTEASLPPAFAKAPEGHTGRAVDHTFWLSPGLPSQPGVWWAGTSPHGLFRSEDGGVTWSGIEGFNRNLVARIGTIGQDTPDGAVTHSILVDPRDPKHLYVGLSGGGSFESLDGGASWRALNSGVAATFLPDKDPEIGQDPHIMALHPLKPDRLYQQNHCGIYRLDRPGDVWTRIGMNMPKTVGDIGFPLVLHPRDPDTLWVIPMDGTTVWPRTSPGGKPAVYRSRNAGKSWERQAAGLPTRDAWLTIKRQAFDDDGGEPLGLYFGTTSGEIWMSTDEGKRWRCLARHLPEIYSVQAAALG from the coding sequence ATGGCTGGGTCCAAGCGTTCCAAGCGCCGCACACTGCTGATGGTCGGCACCCGCAAGGGCGCCTTCTTCTTCCACGGCGACCCGGCGCGCCGGACCTGGCGGCTCGACGGCCCGCACCTCCTCGGCTGCATCGTCCACCACCTGGTGCTGGATCCCCGCGACAGCCAAACGATGCTGATGGCCACCCGCACGGGTCATCTCGGGCCGGTGATCATGCGCTCGACCGACCGCGGCCGCACGTGGACGGAAGCATCGCTGCCGCCGGCCTTCGCCAAGGCGCCCGAGGGTCACACCGGGCGCGCCGTGGATCACACCTTCTGGCTCTCGCCGGGGCTTCCTTCTCAGCCGGGCGTCTGGTGGGCCGGCACCTCACCGCACGGGCTCTTCCGCTCCGAGGACGGCGGCGTCACGTGGAGCGGCATCGAGGGCTTCAACCGCAACTTGGTGGCGCGCATCGGCACGATCGGACAGGACACGCCGGACGGCGCGGTGACTCACTCGATTTTGGTGGACCCGCGCGACCCGAAGCATCTCTATGTCGGCCTCTCAGGGGGCGGCTCCTTCGAGAGCCTCGATGGCGGGGCGTCGTGGCGCGCGCTCAACAGCGGGGTCGCCGCCACCTTCCTGCCCGACAAAGACCCCGAGATCGGGCAGGACCCGCACATCATGGCCCTTCACCCGCTCAAGCCCGACCGGCTCTACCAGCAGAACCACTGCGGCATCTACCGCCTCGACCGGCCCGGAGACGTCTGGACGCGCATCGGCATGAACATGCCGAAGACGGTGGGCGATATCGGATTCCCGCTCGTGCTGCATCCCCGCGACCCCGACACGCTCTGGGTCATCCCCATGGACGGGACGACCGTCTGGCCGCGGACGAGCCCCGGCGGCAAGCCCGCCGTCTACCGCTCGCGGAACGCGGGCAAAAGCTGGGAGCGACAGGCCGCCGGCCTACCCACACGCGATGCCTGGCTCACTATCAAGCGCCAGGCCTTCGACGACGACGGCGGCGAGCCGCTCGGGCTCTACTTCGGGACCACGAGCGGCGAGATCTGGATGAGCACGGACGAAGGGAAGCGCTGGCGCTGTCTGGCCCGCCACCTGCCCGAGATCTACTCCGTCCAGGCGGCGGCGCTCGGCTGA
- a CDS encoding cobalamin-binding protein gives MYGKGSAGFPQRIVCLSSEHVEICYALGAGERVVGVPGTAQRPPEAREKPKIGGFTSFRADKILELEPDVVLAFSDLQADISAELIRAGLPVFCSNPRSVDEILATIIMVGGLLGLEKPARDLVQDMRDEIRQVREFSSVWPDRPRVYFEEWHDPLIAGIRWVSEVIEIAGGRDIFPELRDKVSAKDRVVDPGEVARRNPQIILASWCGKPVDLEAIRKRPGWEAVSAVKEGRIHEVDGADILSPGPSVLAGLRLIHEIIQQGLGA, from the coding sequence ATGTACGGCAAGGGGTCGGCCGGCTTCCCTCAGCGCATCGTGTGTCTCTCCTCCGAGCACGTGGAGATCTGCTACGCGCTTGGTGCAGGGGAGCGCGTCGTCGGCGTGCCCGGCACGGCGCAGAGGCCGCCCGAGGCGCGGGAGAAGCCGAAAATCGGTGGCTTCACGAGCTTCCGAGCCGACAAGATCCTGGAGCTCGAGCCCGACGTCGTGCTGGCCTTCTCGGATCTCCAGGCGGACATCAGCGCCGAGCTGATCCGCGCCGGGCTGCCCGTCTTCTGCTCCAACCCGCGCTCGGTGGACGAGATCCTCGCCACCATCATCATGGTGGGCGGGCTCCTGGGGCTCGAGAAGCCCGCGCGCGATCTCGTCCAGGACATGCGCGACGAGATCCGGCAGGTGCGGGAGTTCTCGAGCGTGTGGCCCGACAGGCCGCGCGTCTACTTCGAGGAGTGGCACGACCCGCTGATCGCGGGGATCAGGTGGGTTTCGGAGGTCATCGAGATCGCCGGCGGGCGCGACATCTTCCCCGAGCTGCGGGACAAGGTCTCGGCCAAGGACCGGGTGGTGGATCCCGGCGAGGTCGCCCGGCGGAACCCCCAGATCATCCTCGCCTCATGGTGCGGCAAGCCGGTGGACCTGGAGGCGATCCGGAAACGCCCCGGGTGGGAGGCGGTGAGCGCCGTCAAGGAAGGCCGTATCCATGAGGTGGACGGGGCTGATATCCTATCTCCAGGGCCATCGGTGCTGGCGGGGCTCAGGCTTATCCACGAGATCATCCAGCAGGGGCTGGGGGCTTAG
- the thiO gene encoding glycine oxidase ThiO — MPPSVIVVGGGIIGCATAYDLAKAGCRVTLFERATPGAEASSAAAGLLAPVGETKRSGPFQKLALDSWARYPDIARELRDVTGVDVEHMTTGTLYPIFGREELVGAQEQTRFPLAKEMGMRVVEGTELRDMEPWLSPEIPAALFVRGDHWVNNQRLVTAYATAAAGRGVEIRTGVEVTQLTAEGGRVTGVVAAGERVGAECVLLAAGAWSGPLAATLGLNLPVAPVRGQMMAVSNVPPLLRHAVHGHQGYLTPRPSGELLIGATVEHVGFERAITAEGLAHLVNGAIAVVPELRRRPVTRTWCGFRPGTPDDMPVLGPWPGLEGLYVASGHYRNGILLAPATAALMTQAILGGGISDLIKPFLPDRLLDGPDPLLDGPDPLLDRSPHAHP, encoded by the coding sequence ATGCCGCCATCCGTCATCGTCGTCGGCGGCGGGATCATCGGCTGCGCGACCGCCTACGATCTAGCCAAAGCCGGCTGTCGGGTGACGCTCTTCGAGCGCGCCACGCCGGGCGCCGAGGCCTCGAGCGCCGCCGCCGGCCTGCTCGCTCCCGTCGGCGAGACCAAACGCTCCGGTCCTTTCCAGAAGCTTGCGCTGGACAGCTGGGCGCGCTACCCCGACATCGCTCGCGAGCTCCGCGATGTCACGGGCGTGGACGTCGAGCACATGACGACGGGCACGCTCTACCCCATCTTCGGCCGCGAGGAGCTGGTCGGAGCGCAGGAGCAGACGCGCTTTCCGCTCGCCAAGGAGATGGGGATGCGGGTCGTCGAGGGCACGGAGCTCCGCGACATGGAGCCGTGGCTTTCGCCGGAGATTCCCGCGGCGCTCTTCGTGCGCGGCGACCACTGGGTGAATAACCAGCGCCTCGTCACGGCGTATGCCACCGCGGCCGCGGGCCGGGGAGTCGAGATCCGCACGGGCGTCGAAGTGACGCAGCTCACCGCCGAAGGCGGCCGGGTCACGGGCGTGGTGGCGGCGGGGGAGCGTGTCGGGGCCGAGTGCGTGCTGCTGGCGGCCGGCGCCTGGTCGGGCCCGCTTGCCGCAACTCTCGGTCTCAATCTGCCTGTCGCGCCCGTGCGCGGCCAAATGATGGCGGTCAGCAACGTCCCGCCGCTCCTCCGCCACGCCGTACACGGCCATCAGGGGTATCTCACGCCGCGCCCGTCGGGCGAGCTGCTGATCGGCGCCACGGTGGAGCACGTCGGCTTCGAGCGCGCCATCACCGCGGAAGGCCTGGCGCATCTGGTCAATGGCGCCATCGCGGTCGTGCCGGAACTGCGGCGCCGGCCCGTCACGCGCACCTGGTGCGGCTTCAGGCCCGGCACGCCCGACGATATGCCCGTGCTGGGCCCCTGGCCAGGGCTCGAGGGGTTGTATGTCGCGAGTGGCCACTACCGCAACGGCATCCTGCTGGCGCCGGCCACCGCCGCGCTCATGACGCAGGCGATCCTGGGCGGCGGCATCTCGGATTTGATCAAGCCCTTCCTTCCAGACCGACTACTCGACGGGCCAGACCCACTACTCGACGGGCCAGACCCACTACTCGACAGGAGCCCCCATGCCCACCCGTGA